TAACCAACCCCGCCGGTCGCGGTGGAGGTATTACCGCCGATGCTGGGGCTTGACGAATTTGATTTGTTCCAATCGCCGGCGAAGCTGTAGACATAGCCGACATCAGCCTTTAATAATAATTTCCCGGCAACCGCGTTGGCCAGCAATGGGCCGTTCGCGCCGGTGCCGAGATTGGCTTTATTGCCAGCATTTTGGGCATTGGCGTGGGTGGTGAAAACCGCGCTGGATAGGGTGGATGTAATTAACAGCGCAAATAATTTTTGCGCTATCGCTTCGCTGTTTGAGCGCGAAGTTATTTTGGTGCGTAAATTCTTTTTCATGGCGTTATTTTTAACATATTTTTACGGGTGTCCGCAAGTGCAAAAATTACTATTCCACCATTGGCGGTGTTTGTATAAATTTTGTCTTTGATGGTTAATATTTTCGCCGCCGTCATTCTCGCCCTTGCTTTTTTTAGCGAATGCAGATAAACCCCGCTGATGTTGCATAAATTATACAATCGCGTCCTGGGGTGGAGCGCGCATAAAAAAGCCGTGCCATTGTTATGGGGCACGTCGGTCATTGATTCAATTTTCTTCCCGATTCCGCCATTGGTGATGTTGTTGCCGATGATGTTGGCGCGACCAAAAAAATCTTTCTCCTTTGCCTTTGCCACCACCGTCGGGTCGATTATCGGCGGGCTTATGGCCTACACCCTGGGGTATTTTTTTGCCGACGCCCTGCAACCGATTGTTACCCACTGGCTGGGCGGCGCGGGGAAATTTGATTGCATCAAGGGTATTTATAACCAATATGGTTTTGTCGCCGTGATGATATGGGGGTTTTTGCCGGTGCCCTATAAAGTTATCACCTGGGCCTCGGGGTTTTTTCAATTGCCCTTATGGATATTTATTCTTGCCTCGGTGCTCGGACGTTCGGTGCGTTATTTCGGCATCGGCGCGGTGTTTTATTATTTTGGTGCGCCGGCCAAAAAATATATCGACAAGCATTTCAACACCGTTGCCATTATCGGCGCGGTGTTGATGATTGTGGTGGCGGTGCTGTATTTTATGCATCGCCAGTCATCCTTCATGCCGGCAACCTGCGGTTAGTGGTTTGGGGCTTGTGGTCGGGACAATTTTTTTTTATAAACTGACATGACCAAAACGCCGCCATTATTTCTAACCTACATTGTTTTTGGTTTGGGGATTCTAACTTCCGTTTGGGTGTTGCAATATGGTTTTGGCTTTTTGCCCTGCCCGCTTTGTTATTATCAACGTTACCCGTGGTGGCTGATGTTATTTTTGGGGCTGTTCTCTTGCCTGTTGAATATTGTTTACCGCCAACGCGACAGCCACCGCTTCTTCATCCTGACCTTGGGGGTTTTTGTCATGTTGTTTTCAATGATGCTGGCCGCCTATCACGCCGGTGTTGAATGGCAATTTTGGCCCGGACCGAAAAGCTGTTCGTCGGTCAACATGCTCGACCCGATGGCCAAATCGGTCGACGATTTTTTCAACGCCGCCAACGTGGTCAGTTGTAATAAGCCGGCGGTGGTTTTCCTCGGCCTGTCATTATCTGGTTGGAATTTTGTCGCCAGCACGTTGGTTGCTATCTATCTTTTGACGTTGTTATTTGCTAAAAAGCGATAATGGCATACGACCAACAACCTTTTTATTTACCGGGGGATCGCAAAAACAAACACGACCTGTCGCCGCTGTACCGCGTTGACCAAGCCGGCGAATTGGGGGCGGTGCAAATTTACAGCGGGCAAATGCGCGGCGTAAAAAACCCGAATGCCAACACCCGCGCCCTGTTGGCGGAGATGAAAGAGCATGAAGAAGAACATTTCGGCGAATTCAATCGGCTTATCAGCACCCACCAAACACGGCCAAGTTTTTTCTATCCCATTTGGAAGCGATTGGGTTTTGCGGTCGGTTTTTTAACCGCGCGGTCGGGCATCCCCTCGGCCATGAGCCTGACCGTCGCGGTCGAGGATGAAATCAACGAACATTATTTGGAACAGTTGGCGACGCTGGACCCGGCATCCCCCCTGTGGCAAAAAATTGAAAAATTCCGCCAAGACGAATTATTGCACCGCGATACCGCGTTGGAGCAAGGGGCCAAAGAAATGAAATTTTACCAAACATTTTATCCACTGGTGCGGCGTGTGTCGCGCTTGGCCATTAATATTGCAAAAAAAATATAATATGGAAAAAATCCTGATAGCTGATTTTGGGTCGCAGGTTACCCAATTAATCGCGCGGCGTTTGCGTGCCCACCAATTTCTGGCGGAGATTATCCCATTTCACAAATTGGCCGAGGTTTTTTACGCGGGTGGTGACGGCAATATCCGTGGCGTGATTCTATCGGGCGGGCCGGCGTCGGTTTTGTCGCCCGATGCGCCGGCGGTCGAAAAAAAATTGCTCAACGATATAATTGAGGCGCATATTCCCATCTTGGGTATTTGTTACGGCCAACAATTATTGGCGCATTTGCTGGGTGGGAAAGTGTCCCCCGGCACAACGCGTGAATTTGGTTTGGCGAATATCCGCGTCGTTGCCGACAGCCCATTGTTTAAAAACTACAATGCAACCAAGGTTTGGATGAGCCACGGCGACCATGTGGCCACCTTGCCAAAGGATTTTGTCGCCATGGCGGTCAGCGACGGCGCGCCATTCGCCATCATGGGCAACGAAGCGCAAAAAATTTACGGCATGCAATTCCACCCCGAGGTCAGCCACACCGACCAGGGCGATATCATGTTAAAAAATTTCGCGGCCGATATTTGCGCCATGCAACCCAATTGGCAAATGGCCGATATGATCCCCGAGATGACCGCCGCCATAAGAAAAAAAGTCGGCAATAGAAAAATCATCGCCGGATTATCAGGCGGGGTTGACAGCTCGGTCGCCGCCATATTAACCGCGGCGGCGTTGCAAGAAAACACAAAACCCGGCAACCCACCGCAAATGACCTGCATCTTGGTCGACCATGGGTTGTTGCGCGCGAACGAGGGGGATGAGGTTCAAAAAGCCCTCGCCCCCTACCCCCATTTGGATGTTCGCCTGATAAATGCCGAGGATAAATTTTTGAGCGCGTTGCGCGACGTTATCGACCCCGAACAAAAACGAAAAATCATCGGCAAATTATTTATCGAGGTGTTCGAGGCCGAGGCAAAAAAAATCGTCGGCGACAGCACCGAAGAAAAATTTTTATTGCAGGGCACGCTATACCCCGATGTTATCGAATCGGTTTCAGTGTCGGGCGCGCCATCGGCCACCATTAAATCGCACCACAATGTTGGCGGCCTGCCGGAAAAAATGAACTTCAGCTTGCTGGAACCATTGCGCATGCTGTTCAAGGACGAGGTTCGCCTGCTCGGCCGCGCCCTCGGCCTGCCCGACGGGCTCATCAACCGCCACCCGTTCCCCGGGCCGGGCCTTGCCATTCGTGTCATGGGGGAGGTCACGCGGGAGCATTGCGACATCTTGCGACTTGCCGATAGTATTTACATCGACCAGATAAAAAAATTCGGGCTGTATGATAAAATTTGGCAGGCCTTTGCCGTGCTCTTGCCGATTCAAACCGTCGGCGTCATGGGCGATGGGCGGACTTATGAAAAGGTCTTGGCCCTGCGCGCCGTAACATCGCAAGACGGCATGACCGCCGATAGTTTTTATTTCCCCGAGGATTTCATAAAAACCACCACCACCAGGTTGGTGAATGAGGTCAAGGGGATAAGCCGCGTCGTCCTCGACATAACATCCAAACCACCGGCAACTATCGAGTGGGAGTGATTAAAACCCCAACCCCGAGGGTAAGCGCGGTGAGGTGTCGCCGCTTTTAATCTGGTTCAATTCGTTTTCGTTTAATTGTATCGCCATGGTGATGCGGAAACTTGACGGCGGGTGGTCGTAATCCAACAATGTTACAATTCGGTTATCCCACGTAAAATATTTCGTATGCCCCATGGTCAGGTCGGTATCGTTTTTATCCAAAATTTTTAATTTTTGAATTTTTTTATTAATCACTTTTGATTTTTTATCGAACAATGTAACCACCACGGCCAGCGAATCGGCCTTGCTTATTTTCGGGCCGAACACCACCTTAACCTGCGCCGGCAGGGTAACCACCAATTGCCGCCCGCCGTTTTCAATCGAACAATCGCCCACCCCATGGCCGACCGACGCCTGGTATTTCAATTGCGCCGGGTCGTTGCCGTCGCCGGCGAAGCGGTAAACGGTTTGCGCAATATCCAGCACATTAACCTGGGGGCAATTCGATGACGAAATGGCGTTACTGCCCGACCCGCCACCACAAGCCGCCAGCATCAATGGCGCAAGCAGTCCCAATGACAAACAAAAATAGTGAATAACGCGCTTTTTTGACATTACAAAACAATCAGGCTATACCATCCTTAAACAACTATCACGCCAATTTCAAGCCGTTATATCGTCCAATCTTTGATAACCCCTTGCCACCCCCGATTGAGTCTTGCCATGCCAAACCCTAAACCGCCGTTAGAAATTTTACTCGCCGCGCCACGCGGGTTTTGCGCCGGCGTTGAACGGGCGATTGAAATTGTCGAATTGGCGATAGAACGTTACGGCGCGCCGGTTTACGTGCGGCATGAAATTGTTCATAATGTTTTTGTCGTCGAACGGCTTCGCTCGCTCGGCGCGGTTTTTGTCAAAGAGCTAACCGACATACCCGACACCGACCAACCTGTAATATTTTCGGCGCACGGCGTGCCGCAATCGGTGCCCGCCATGGCGCGACACCGCAATTTATTTTTTCTTGATGCGACCTGCCCGCTGGTGAGCAAGGTGCATCGCGAAACCATTCGCCACGTGGCCGACGGCCGAATCGTTTTGCTGATTGGCCACAAACACCACCCCGAGGTTATCGGCACCATGGGCCAGGTGGAGGAAGGTCGCGTGCTGTTGATTGAAACCAAGGAAGATATCGACGGGCTTGACCTGCCGGACAGCACGCCATTG
The nucleotide sequence above comes from Hydrotalea sp.. Encoded proteins:
- a CDS encoding demethoxyubiquinone hydroxylase family protein: MAYDQQPFYLPGDRKNKHDLSPLYRVDQAGELGAVQIYSGQMRGVKNPNANTRALLAEMKEHEEEHFGEFNRLISTHQTRPSFFYPIWKRLGFAVGFLTARSGIPSAMSLTVAVEDEINEHYLEQLATLDPASPLWQKIEKFRQDELLHRDTALEQGAKEMKFYQTFYPLVRRVSRLAINIAKKI
- a CDS encoding disulfide bond formation protein B codes for the protein MTKTPPLFLTYIVFGLGILTSVWVLQYGFGFLPCPLCYYQRYPWWLMLFLGLFSCLLNIVYRQRDSHRFFILTLGVFVMLFSMMLAAYHAGVEWQFWPGPKSCSSVNMLDPMAKSVDDFFNAANVVSCNKPAVVFLGLSLSGWNFVASTLVAIYLLTLLFAKKR
- the ispH gene encoding 4-hydroxy-3-methylbut-2-enyl diphosphate reductase, which codes for MPNPKPPLEILLAAPRGFCAGVERAIEIVELAIERYGAPVYVRHEIVHNVFVVERLRSLGAVFVKELTDIPDTDQPVIFSAHGVPQSVPAMARHRNLFFLDATCPLVSKVHRETIRHVADGRIVLLIGHKHHPEVIGTMGQVEEGRVLLIETKEDIDGLDLPDSTPLAYATQTTLSVSETAAMINLLRQKFPDIVGPKKEDICYATTNRQRAVAELAKQADYILVVGSQNSSNSKRLLEVGLESGIARGKLINSAQDIDYTDFDGAKKIALTAGASAPDELVMGVINALKEKFAVTLTHFSIAKETINFKLPRELITLEKKLSAQNS
- the guaA gene encoding glutamine-hydrolyzing GMP synthase, with amino-acid sequence MEKILIADFGSQVTQLIARRLRAHQFLAEIIPFHKLAEVFYAGGDGNIRGVILSGGPASVLSPDAPAVEKKLLNDIIEAHIPILGICYGQQLLAHLLGGKVSPGTTREFGLANIRVVADSPLFKNYNATKVWMSHGDHVATLPKDFVAMAVSDGAPFAIMGNEAQKIYGMQFHPEVSHTDQGDIMLKNFAADICAMQPNWQMADMIPEMTAAIRKKVGNRKIIAGLSGGVDSSVAAILTAAALQENTKPGNPPQMTCILVDHGLLRANEGDEVQKALAPYPHLDVRLINAEDKFLSALRDVIDPEQKRKIIGKLFIEVFEAEAKKIVGDSTEEKFLLQGTLYPDVIESVSVSGAPSATIKSHHNVGGLPEKMNFSLLEPLRMLFKDEVRLLGRALGLPDGLINRHPFPGPGLAIRVMGEVTREHCDILRLADSIYIDQIKKFGLYDKIWQAFAVLLPIQTVGVMGDGRTYEKVLALRAVTSQDGMTADSFYFPEDFIKTTTTRLVNEVKGISRVVLDITSKPPATIEWE
- a CDS encoding VTT domain-containing protein; amino-acid sequence: MLHKLYNRVLGWSAHKKAVPLLWGTSVIDSIFFPIPPLVMLLPMMLARPKKSFSFAFATTVGSIIGGLMAYTLGYFFADALQPIVTHWLGGAGKFDCIKGIYNQYGFVAVMIWGFLPVPYKVITWASGFFQLPLWIFILASVLGRSVRYFGIGAVFYYFGAPAKKYIDKHFNTVAIIGAVLMIVVAVLYFMHRQSSFMPATCG